The Acinetobacter sp. SAAs474 DNA window GGTACAGGCAAAAATACCATTAACGATGCAATCCTAGCGGCACGTAATAAGGCGACTTCTGGGCATAATATTGTGGCGACACCAACGCTAGAAGCAGATGGCAGTACCAGTTATCAAATTTCGACTGATGTGGATTTAACCGAGTTAAACAGTGTGGAAACGGTTGATGGTAGTAAGAAAACCACCATGACAGCAAGCAGTACCGTGATTAAAGATGGCGCAGAAATCAGTACCTTAACTGCAAAAGGCAGTAATGTGACTGATGGAACATATAGCAGTCTTTATGGTGCCAATGGCCTCAGCATTAATTGTACGGATGTGGTACTAAATTCGAATGGTTTAAATATCGGAGGGGTTAGCTTAAGTAAAACAGGCATTGATGCCAATCATCAAAAAATCACCAATGTGGCAGATGGCAGTGTTACAGCAAGCTCTAAAGACGCGATCAATGGTGGACAACTCTTTACTGCATTACAGACCAGTACCATAGGAACACAAACTACGGTCAATAATTTGGGAACTGATATTGCCAAAAGCTTTGGTGGCAATGCTGCCTATGATACTGCTACAGGGGTATGGACCGCACCAAGCTATACGGTAACCACTGATCCAAATGCGCTAACGACGACCACGGTTAACAATGTGGGAGATGCCTTAACGGGGTTAAATAGTGCAGTCAATACACCACTGACTTTTAACGGAGATAGCGGCAGTTCAGTACATAAACTGGGTTCAAGTTTTGACCTTAAAGGTGATACCAATATCACCACGGCAGTTGGTCAGGGTGAAGTACAGATTAAGCTGAATCCCGATTTAAAAGCATTAAATAGTGTGGAAACGGTTGATATCAATCATGGCCTTAAAACGACCATGACGGCAGCAATGACGCGTATCGAAGATGGTGGCAATAGTACAATCTTAAGTGCATTAGGCAGTAGTGTGAACAATGCCAATAATGTCAGTCTTTATACGGCCAATGGACTCAATATTTTTACTGCAAATCAATATACTTTATTGGCCAGTCTAAATGCCAGTGGATTAGATGTTGGTGGGGTTACAGTGACGAAAGAGGGTATCAATGCTAATCATCAAGGTATTACTAATCTTGCCAATGGGCAAATTGCTTCAGATGCTGTCAATAAAGGTCAATTAGATACAGCGATTAGTAATTTACTCGGTGAATTTAATGAGGGTGATATTGGATTACGCAATACCTTAACTGTGTTATCAAAAGGGGTTGCCAATAGTTTTGGGGGAGGAGCGCGTTATGATGAAGTCAATCAAACATGGATTGCACCAAGCTATACAGTAACCACTGATCCAAATGCGCTAACGACGACCACAGTCAACAATGTCGGTGATGCTTTAACAGGATTAAATAGTGCAGTCAATACACCGCTGACTTTTAACGGAGATAGCGGCAGTTCAGTGCATAAACTGGGTTCAAGTTTTGACCTTAAAGGTGATACCAATATCACCACGGCAGTCAGTCAGGGTGAGGTGCAGATCAAACTCAATCCAGATTTAACCGCGTTAAATAGTGTTGAAACGGTCGATGGTAGTAAGAAAACCACCATGACAGCAAGCAGTACCGTGATTACAGATGGTGCAGAAATCAATACCTTAACTGCAAAAGGTAGCAATGTGACTGATGGAACATATCGCACGCTTTATGGTGCTAATGGCCTCAGCATTAATGGTACGGATGTGGTGTTAAATGCCAGTGGTCTAGATGTTGGCGGAGTAAGGATAAGTAAAAATGGTATCGATGCCAATCAGCAAGGTATCAATCATTTAGCTAGTGGTGTACTGGATAGTGATGCGACCAATTTAGGCCAAGTAAAATCTTTGATTCATGATAGTAGCTCATCCGTGGTCGATCTTGGCTTTGGCTTAAAGGCAGATGATCAGCAAATCGTGACTAAAAAATTGGCTGAAGCAATAGATGTACGAGGTGATGGGCTTAATATCTCGACTAAAATTGATAATAATCAATTGCTGATTCAATTGGCTGATCAACTTAATGTGGCATCAATTAACGCAGGCGGATCATTGTTAAATGCGATGGGTTTAACCGTGGGCAATAGCCATGTGAATGCAAATGGTCTCTTTATTATGAATGGCCCAAGTCTGTCCAATACGGGTATTGATGCAGGAAATAAAGTGATCAGCAATGTGGCCAATGCGACGCTTGCATCTGATGCGGTCAATAAAGGTCAGCTGGATACAGCAATTAATGATATTAAAAACAACGTTAATCATCTTTCAGCAGGTAGTGTACAGTATGATAAAAATCCTGATGGTAGTGTGAATAACAATTCGATTACTTTAGCAGGAAGCAATGCAACTGCTATACATAATGTCGCGGATGGTCAGGTGTTATCTGGCTCTAAAGATGCAATTAATGGTGGTCAGCTTGCGGATGTTCAAGATAATTTACAAGCACAAATTACGCAAAATACCAATAATATTACCAATATTCAAAATCAATTTAATAGCGGTGGTATTGGCTTAGTTAAACAAAATCATCCACAGGATGATATTACGGTGGCACAGCAAACTGGAGGTACGCGCGTTAATGTCGCGGGTACCGATGGTCATCGGGTGGTGACTGGAATAAAAGATGGCACTGTTGCTGCAGGCTCGAGCGATGCGGTCACAGGGAATCAACTCTATAATAACTATGAAAATATGGCCAACAGTTTAGGCGGCGGTGCTAAATATGATAATAATACCTGGACAGCGCCTTCATATACTGTGGGTGAAGGTGATAGTCGTACCACAGTTCATGATGTTGGCAGTGCTTTGGATGCACTTAATCGAACAGATAGCACTTTAAGTGCCCGTATAGATACTCTAGGTACACAACTAGAGAATTCATTCCGTACAACCAATCAACGTATTGATAAGATTGAAAAACAGACCAATGCAGGTATCGCAGCAGCACTTGCCATAGAAGCGCCTGCCTATGTTGCTGGTAAATTTACTTATGCTGTGGGCGCAGCTGCTTATAGAGGTGAAAGTGCAGCAGGGATATCTTTACGACGTACAGCAGAAAAAGGTAATTGGTCGATGACAGCTGGTATCGCTGCTGATTCACAAGGTACGCCTGCTTTCCGTATTGGAATAGGCGGTGTTATTGATTAGTTGTAGATAGCATCTTAATTTAAAAAAGGAAGATTAAAGTCTTCCTTTTTTTGAATTATTCTTGATATAAAACATGAACGAGAGATTTAAAAAATACGTGTGCTATTCACATAATCATGAATAACCTGATGATGTGCTGTTAAAATAAGATCAGCATTTTTTGATTGTAAGGCGCTATCTAATATTTGCATATAATTTAGCAATTGTTGTTTTGCGCTATAGGCAAATTCAGAGCTGACGGCTTCATCTTCATAGAGCAGCACATAGTTTTTCGCAAAGCTATAAATTAAAAATAATATTGCGGCATCTTGGGAAAGAGATGAATGATGTAAAACATCTTCACATTGATGTTTAAGTTGTTTAAATGCATCTGTGCCAGAAGAAAGGGATTGAAAATTTTTAAAAATCGTTGAGAAATTCATTTCTTTTATCCACTCAAAAACAAAATCTATAGAAAAATAATGAAATAGTCAATCAAACTATCATATATAAAAATGAAGTAATGACTCAGCCTTTTAATCTTTAAAAACGATCATTTTTATTAAAAACTACTGTTTTACCAATTAATAGCGGTGCTCTATGATCTCATCCATACGATTTGTTATCTAAAGTTACTGTATAAAGGTCAATTTATTATGAGTTTAATCAATACTGAAGTTAAAAAATTTAATGCAATGGCATATAAAAATGGTCAATTTATTGAAGTTTCTGAACAGGATCTTTATGGCCAATGGTCAATCATATTTTTTTATCCAGCAGATTTTACGTTTGTTTGTCCAACAGAATTAGGTGATTTAGCTGATCATTATGCTGAGTTCAAAAAAATGGGAGTAGAAATTTATTCCGTTTCTACCGATACGCATTTTACTCATAAGGCATGGCATGATTCTTCAGAAGAAATCAAGAAAATCGAATATGTCATGTTGGCTGATCCTACATGGACATTAGCAAACAATTTTGATGTATTGATTGAACAAGAGGGATTGGCAGATCGTGGTACTTTTGTTATTGATCCTGAAGGAAAAATTCAAATTATTGAGATTAATGCTGGTGGTATCGGACGTGATGCGAGTGAATTATTACGTAAAGTAAAAGCAGCACAATATGTCTATGCTCATCCAGGTGAGGTATGCCCAGCAAAATGGAAAGAAGGTGAGGCAACCTTGGCACCTTCAATTGATTTAGTCGGTAAGATTTGACATACTCCCCCCACTCAGCCAAAGGTTATCGTGGGGGAATCTTTGCGACCCATGCAATTAAATTGATTACACCTTACGATGCCACACACTTGCACTGACAAGTATCGTGGCACAGCAACTCTTTACACGGCACTAAGCCCTAGTGTATCAGCTAAAGCGAAATTACGGATATTAATACGCGCATTGACGTCACGATCTTCAATCAAGTTGCAACTTAGACACTCGAATAATCGAACACTTAGCGGTAATTTCTCCATCTTAATGCCACAGCAACAACAAGTCTTTGAACTTGGTACATATCGACCAATTTTTAGAATGTTTTTACCGTACCATTAAGCCTTGTATTCCAATAATGTTAAGAATTATCCCCACGCTACATCTGAAATAGATTTGGCTAGTTTACTGTTCTTCACCATGTTTTTAATCGCTAAATCTTCTACTGCATACGTGATCGCTTGGGTTTTCACAGATTAAGTGATGCGTTCGTTTGTGATTTAGGTTGAAGCGTTGCAAACGTACCTTTTCATGGATACCTGCAACATTTAATTTCTGATGTTGATAATTCTTAGATTCTTTTTTTATACTAGAGTTACGATAGAAACCATTAAGCGTCATGCTATTAAAAGAGCAATTTAAATCATGATGCGATTGGAGTAATGATTACACGAAGGGTGATTGTCCATCAATGTTTTACAGTGATCATTTGGTATTAAAAAATTTTTTGAATATAAAAAAACTTATGAAATTTATAAAAAAATTATTAAATTCACTTGATTTTTATTTATTAATCAATGATGATAAAAGTGTAAGAAAAAGAAAAAGCGAATATAAAATAAGGGGTAAAAATGAAAATTTATATAGATTATTTATATCTCGGTATTGTAATGACAATTGCGGTTCTTTGTGTAAGTACATTACTTTCGAGTATGGGAAGACCCATGAAGTACTTATTATTTTAATTAAAAAAAACCCTAACATGTTAGGGTTTTTTTAATCATGCTATTTAATTTTAAACTGGGCGTCATGGATCAAATATGAACAAATTATTTGGTTCACGTAGATGAATTGTCAACAGTAGCTAATCTGGTAGTTTTTAATAATTAGATTTTGTGATGATTAGGTCATAATCAGCATAATATTTTAAAAGATGGATTTTGATCTTGGATATTGCAGTTATTGGTGGCGGTATGGCTGGACTCGCTACGGCAAGAATTCTAAAAGATGCTGGGCATAATATTATAATATTTGAAGCCTTGTCAGGTCGTGGAATGGATAGCCATAGTATGGCATTTGATGGTGGGCTTATTGATGCACCTTTAAGGGTGATGAATCCTCATTTATGGAAAAATACCCTCAGTTTGGCCACTTATTTGGGTATAAAAACTTATCCTGTACGTACTTATATGGCATGTAGTTGGTTGTTTGAAGATAAAACAGAAACATGGTTGACGACATCACGTAGTCGTATTGGCAATTTTCCTGTGATTAGTAATCGTAAGGGTTTACAGCAGTATGGCTGGCGTTTAGTCAAAGGGATGTTACAGCTTAAAACAGCGATTGCTAAATTTTTTAAATCTAAACAGCAAGACATCACACTGGCTGAATTCATTAATCATAATGAA harbors:
- a CDS encoding ESPR-type extended signal peptide-containing protein, whose amino-acid sequence is MNNIYKVIWNASLAIWIAVSELAKGHSKSQNNTLLSVAKPVDSLKTIKTPAAHFKYHALLQGILLLSGYSVSTAQYAGVSLGVGSNGSGTNALAIGSNLNPGSSPTVASANSAIAIGASVLASGVSTVALGSLSRATLANAVALGAFSTTASNASNIASVSQNNLNYDQFAGQVTDTGRQVSVGYAGFERQIKHVGSGAIALDSTDAINGSQLFATNAVLGNSANSQKSLLGGDAALASNGTLSMSNIGGTGKNTINDAILAARNKATSGHNIVATPTLEADGSTSYQISTDVDLTELNSVETVDGSKKTTMTASSTVIKDGAEISTLTAKGSNVTDGTYSSLYGANGLSINCTDVVLNSNGLNIGGVSLSKTGIDANHQKITNVADGSVTASSKDAINGGQLFTALQTSTIGTQTTVNNLGTDIAKSFGGNAAYDTATGVWTAPSYTVTTDPNALTTTTVNNVGDALTGLNSAVNTPLTFNGDSGSSVHKLGSSFDLKGDTNITTAVGQGEVQIKLNPDLKALNSVETVDINHGLKTTMTAAMTRIEDGGNSTILSALGSSVNNANNVSLYTANGLNIFTANQYTLLASLNASGLDVGGVTVTKEGINANHQGITNLANGQIASDAVNKGQLDTAISNLLGEFNEGDIGLRNTLTVLSKGVANSFGGGARYDEVNQTWIAPSYTVTTDPNALTTTTVNNVGDALTGLNSAVNTPLTFNGDSGSSVHKLGSSFDLKGDTNITTAVSQGEVQIKLNPDLTALNSVETVDGSKKTTMTASSTVITDGAEINTLTAKGSNVTDGTYRTLYGANGLSINGTDVVLNASGLDVGGVRISKNGIDANQQGINHLASGVLDSDATNLGQVKSLIHDSSSSVVDLGFGLKADDQQIVTKKLAEAIDVRGDGLNISTKIDNNQLLIQLADQLNVASINAGGSLLNAMGLTVGNSHVNANGLFIMNGPSLSNTGIDAGNKVISNVANATLASDAVNKGQLDTAINDIKNNVNHLSAGSVQYDKNPDGSVNNNSITLAGSNATAIHNVADGQVLSGSKDAINGGQLADVQDNLQAQITQNTNNITNIQNQFNSGGIGLVKQNHPQDDITVAQQTGGTRVNVAGTDGHRVVTGIKDGTVAAGSSDAVTGNQLYNNYENMANSLGGGAKYDNNTWTAPSYTVGEGDSRTTVHDVGSALDALNRTDSTLSARIDTLGTQLENSFRTTNQRIDKIEKQTNAGIAAALAIEAPAYVAGKFTYAVGAAAYRGESAAGISLRRTAEKGNWSMTAGIAADSQGTPAFRIGIGGVID
- the ahpC gene encoding alkyl hydroperoxide reductase subunit C, which codes for MSLINTEVKKFNAMAYKNGQFIEVSEQDLYGQWSIIFFYPADFTFVCPTELGDLADHYAEFKKMGVEIYSVSTDTHFTHKAWHDSSEEIKKIEYVMLADPTWTLANNFDVLIEQEGLADRGTFVIDPEGKIQIIEINAGGIGRDASELLRKVKAAQYVYAHPGEVCPAKWKEGEATLAPSIDLVGKI
- a CDS encoding zinc ribbon domain-containing protein, whose protein sequence is MLKIGRYVPSSKTCCCCGIKMEKLPLSVRLFECLSCNLIEDRDVNARINIRNFALADTLGLSAV